The following coding sequences are from one Pelmatolapia mariae isolate MD_Pm_ZW linkage group LG4, Pm_UMD_F_2, whole genome shotgun sequence window:
- the LOC134626252 gene encoding somatostatin receptor type 2-like, whose amino-acid sequence MDSWIFPSSPPNLSEHLMYDSFMQDNESIPHGNYTDHSFNRTSTVVITCMYFLVCAMGLCGNALVIYVILRYAKMKTVTNIYILNLAVADVLFMLGLPFIAIQLALVHWPFGPVLCRVVMTVDSLNQFTSIFCLMVMSIDRYLAVVHPIKSTKWRKPRMAKTINLAVWGVSLMVNLPIVIYSGVITKHDGCFCTIVWPEPQEAYYTAFMFYTFILGFFLPLMVICLCYLCIIIKVKSSGIRVGSSKRKRSERKVTRMVSIVVAVFVFCWLPFYVFNVTSVTGTISTTPILRSTFAFVVVLGYANSCANPILYAFLSENFKKSFQNVLCLKNVGGLDEVDRSDSRQDKSRMMNDPTETQSTLLNGDLQTSI is encoded by the coding sequence ATGGACTCGTGGATCTTCCCGTCATCCCCTCCGAACCTGTCGGAGCACCTCATGTACGACAGCTTCATGCAGGACAATGAGTCCATCCCCCACGGGAACTACACAGACCACAGCTTCAACAGAACCAGCACAGTGGTCATCACCTGCATGTACTTTCTGGTTTGTGCTATGGGGCTGTGTGGAAACGCTCTCGTCATCTATGTCATTCTGCGCTACGCCAAGATGAAGACAGTTACTAACATCTACATCCTCAACTTGGCGGTGGCTGATGTGCTCTTCATGCTTGGCCTGCCGTTCATTGCCATCCAGTTGGCCCTGGTCCACTGGCCTTTTGGGCCTGTGCTATGCAGGGTCGTGATGACCGTCGACTCCCTCAACCAGTTCACTTCTATCTTCTGCCTGATGGTCATGAGCATTGACCGCTACTTGGCCGTGGTGCATCCCATTAAATCCACAAAGTGGAGGAAGCCACGCATGGCCAAGACTATCAATCTGGCAGTGTGGGGGGTGTCGCTGATGGTTAACCTGCCAATTGTTATTTACAGTGGTGTAATTACAAAGCACGATGGCTGCTTCTGCACCATCGTATGGCCTGAACCTCAAGAGGCTTACTACACAGCATTCATGTTCTACACATTCATTCTAGGCTTCTTCCTGCCCCTCATGGTCATCTGCCTTTGCTACCTGTGCATCATCATCAAGGTGAAGTCCTCGGGCATCCGTGTGGGCTCCTCCAAGAGGAAGCGCTCAGAGAGGAAAGTCACCCGGATGGTGTCCATCGTGGtggcagtgtttgttttctgctGGCTGCCTTTCTACGTTTTCAACGTCACATCAGTGACGGGCACCATCAGCACCACCCCGATTCTGAGAAGTACCTTTGCATTCGTGGTGGTTCTAGGATATGCCAACAGCTGTGCTAACCCCATCCTTTATGCCTTCTTATCAGAGAACTTCAAGAAGAGTTTCCAAAATGTCCTGTGTCTTAAAAATGTGGGAGGGCTGGACGAGGTTGATCGAAGTGATAGCCGACAAGACAAATCTCGCATGATGAATGACCCGACGGAGACCCAGAGTACTCTGCTCAATGGAGACCTGCAGACAAGCATCTGA